In Mycobacterium tuberculosis H37Rv, a single window of DNA contains:
- the PE14 gene encoding PE family protein PE14 (Member of the M. tuberculosis PE family) has product MLASAATDLAGIGSALSAANAAAAAPTTAMLAACADEVSAVVASLFARHAQAYQALSLQATAFHQQFVQALTGAGGAYAAAEAVNAAVAQSVQQDVLNVINAPTQALFDR; this is encoded by the coding sequence GTGCTGGCATCGGCGGCAACGGATTTGGCGGGCATCGGCTCGGCATTGAGCGCGGCCAATGCCGCCGCGGCAGCCCCAACCACCGCGATGCTGGCCGCCTGTGCCGATGAAGTATCGGCGGTCGTGGCGTCACTGTTCGCCAGACACGCTCAGGCCTATCAGGCGCTTAGCTTGCAGGCGACGGCGTTTCATCAGCAGTTCGTACAAGCCCTGACCGGCGCTGGCGGGGCCTATGCGGCTGCCGAAGCCGTCAACGCTGCTGTGGCGCAGAGCGTGCAGCAAGACGTGCTGAATGTGATCAACGCTCCCACCCAGGCACTGTTCGATCGGTGA
- a CDS encoding tetronasin ABC transporter integral membrane protein: MSSTVIDRARPAGHRAPHRGSGFTGTLGLLRLYLRRDRVSLPLWVLLLSVPLATVYIASVETVYPDRSARAAAAAAIMASPAQRALYGPVYNDSLGAVGIWKAGMFHTLIAVAVILTVIRHTRADEESGRAELIDSTVVGRYANLTGALLLSFGASIATGAIGALGLLATDVAPAGSVAFGVALAASGMVFTAVAAVAAQLSPSARFTRAVAFAVLGTAFALRAIGDAGSGTLSWCSPLGWSLQVRPYAGERWWVLLLSLATAAVLTVLAYRLRAGRDVGAGLIAERPGAGTAGPMLSEPFGLAWRLNRGSLLLWTVGLCLYGLVMGSVVHGIGDQLGDNTAVRDIVTRMGGTGALEQAFLALAFTMIGMVAAAFAVSLTLRLHQEETGLRAETLLAGAVSRTHWLASHLAMALAGSAVATLISGVAAGLAYGMTVGDVGGKLPTVVGTAAVQLPAVWLLSAVTVGLFGLAPRFTPVAWGVLVGFIALYLLGSLAGFPQMLLNLEPFAHIPRVGGGDFTAVPLLWLLAIDAALITLGAMAFRRRDVRC; encoded by the coding sequence GTGAGCAGTACGGTCATCGATCGCGCGAGACCCGCAGGACACCGTGCACCACACCGCGGTTCGGGCTTCACCGGCACACTGGGGTTGCTGCGCCTGTACCTGCGCCGCGACCGGGTGTCGTTGCCGCTGTGGGTGCTGCTGCTGTCGGTGCCGCTGGCCACCGTGTACATCGCCAGCGTCGAAACGGTTTACCCCGACCGGTCCGCCCGCGCCGCCGCGGCGGCCGCCATTATGGCCAGCCCGGCACAGCGCGCGCTCTACGGGCCGGTCTACAACGACAGCCTGGGTGCGGTCGGAATCTGGAAAGCCGGGATGTTTCACACCCTCATCGCGGTGGCGGTCATCCTCACGGTGATTCGGCACACCCGCGCGGACGAGGAAAGCGGCCGTGCCGAATTGATCGATTCGACCGTGGTCGGGCGCTACGCCAACCTCACCGGCGCGCTGCTGCTGTCGTTCGGTGCGTCGATCGCGACCGGCGCGATCGGTGCATTGGGTCTGCTTGCCACCGATGTGGCTCCGGCCGGGTCGGTAGCGTTTGGCGTGGCGCTGGCGGCCTCCGGGATGGTCTTCACGGCGGTGGCCGCGGTGGCCGCGCAGCTGTCGCCGAGCGCCCGATTCACCCGCGCGGTCGCGTTCGCCGTCCTGGGCACCGCGTTCGCGCTGCGTGCCATCGGTGATGCCGGCTCGGGCACGCTGTCCTGGTGCTCGCCGCTGGGGTGGTCGCTGCAGGTCAGACCCTACGCGGGAGAGCGTTGGTGGGTGCTGCTGCTGTCGCTGGCGACCGCGGCCGTGCTTACCGTGCTGGCCTATCGATTACGCGCCGGCCGTGATGTCGGTGCCGGACTGATCGCCGAACGCCCCGGCGCCGGCACCGCCGGGCCCATGCTGAGCGAGCCCTTCGGGCTGGCATGGCGGCTCAATCGCGGCTCCCTGCTGTTGTGGACCGTCGGCCTGTGCCTGTACGGGCTGGTGATGGGCAGTGTGGTGCACGGCATCGGGGATCAGCTGGGCGATAACACCGCGGTGCGTGACATCGTCACCCGGATGGGCGGCACCGGCGCACTGGAACAGGCCTTCCTTGCGCTGGCCTTCACCATGATCGGCATGGTCGCCGCCGCATTCGCCGTCTCGCTGACCCTACGACTGCACCAAGAGGAAACCGGGCTGCGGGCCGAGACCCTGCTCGCCGGGGCGGTTTCCCGGACCCATTGGCTGGCAAGCCATCTGGCGATGGCGCTGGCCGGATCGGCGGTGGCGACCCTGATCTCCGGCGTGGCGGCCGGACTCGCCTACGGCATGACCGTCGGTGACGTCGGCGGCAAGCTGCCCACCGTGGTCGGCACCGCGGCCGTGCAACTGCCGGCCGTGTGGTTGTTATCGGCGGTGACCGTGGGATTGTTCGGGTTGGCGCCGCGGTTCACGCCGGTGGCGTGGGGCGTGCTGGTCGGGTTCATCGCGCTGTACCTGCTCGGCTCGTTGGCGGGGTTCCCGCAGATGCTGCTCAACCTGGAGCCGTTCGCCCACATCCCGCGGGTCGGCGGCGGCGATTTCACCGCGGTGCCGTTGCTGTGGCTGCTGGCCATAGATGCAGCCCTGATCACCCTGGGCGCCATGGCCTTCCGACGGCGTGACGTTCGCTGCTAG
- a CDS encoding transmembrane protein codes for MTDRPHDWHRLSPRMLLVHPVHEMLRQLPVLIGSVVLGSATGNPVWPLAALGVTVVFGVLRWFFTTYRIDDENVSLRTGILSRRAVSVPRNRIRSVQTEARLLHRLLGLTVLRVGTGQEARGEAAFELDAVDSARVPRLRALLLAESLAPVEPTGRVLARWQSSWLRYAPLSFSGLVMIGAVIGLGYQTGLAVRLPESGFARSAVDAAQRAGVVLVVAVTVLLVVGVSALLAVLFSWLTYGNLLLRRGGSGQEGVLHLRHGLLRVREHTYDMRRLRGATLREPLLVRLLRGARLDAVMTGVHGEGQSSMLLPPCPFETATAVLTDLIDNTDAAAGPLRRHGPAAARRRWTRALLVPTLAGVALIAAAPILGVPGWAWTLWAVLTAGCAGLAVDRVRSLGHRVADGWLVARAGSLQRRRDCIACTGIIGWTVRQTLFQRRAGVATLVAATVAGRKGYQVLDVPAELAWSVAGAASPWVADSVWLRHGS; via the coding sequence ATGACCGACCGGCCACACGATTGGCACCGCCTCAGCCCGCGGATGCTGCTGGTGCATCCGGTGCACGAGATGCTGCGCCAGCTCCCGGTACTCATCGGGTCCGTGGTGCTGGGGTCGGCAACCGGCAACCCGGTCTGGCCGCTGGCGGCGCTCGGCGTGACGGTCGTATTCGGCGTGCTGCGTTGGTTTTTCACCACCTACCGCATCGACGACGAAAACGTGTCGCTGCGTACCGGCATACTCAGCCGGCGCGCGGTCTCCGTGCCGCGCAACCGGATTCGCTCGGTGCAGACCGAGGCGCGGCTGTTGCACCGGCTGTTGGGGTTGACGGTGCTGCGGGTGGGCACCGGCCAGGAGGCCCGCGGTGAGGCCGCCTTCGAACTGGACGCGGTCGACTCGGCACGGGTGCCCAGGCTGCGCGCGCTGCTGCTGGCCGAGTCGCTGGCACCCGTCGAGCCGACCGGTCGGGTGCTGGCCCGGTGGCAGTCGTCGTGGTTGCGGTATGCGCCGCTGAGCTTTTCGGGCCTGGTGATGATCGGGGCGGTGATCGGGCTTGGCTACCAAACGGGACTGGCCGTGCGACTCCCGGAATCCGGTTTCGCCAGGTCCGCGGTGGACGCCGCGCAACGCGCCGGGGTGGTACTGGTGGTGGCGGTCACTGTGCTGCTGGTGGTGGGTGTATCGGCACTGTTGGCGGTGCTGTTCTCCTGGTTGACCTACGGCAATCTGCTGCTGCGCCGCGGCGGCAGCGGTCAAGAAGGGGTGCTACACCTGCGGCACGGGCTGCTGCGGGTGCGCGAGCACACCTACGACATGCGCCGGCTGCGTGGCGCCACCTTGCGTGAACCACTGCTGGTGCGGTTATTGCGCGGTGCTCGGCTGGACGCAGTGATGACCGGCGTGCATGGCGAGGGCCAGTCGTCGATGCTGCTGCCACCATGTCCGTTCGAGACCGCGACGGCCGTGCTGACCGACCTGATCGACAACACCGACGCGGCAGCGGGGCCGCTGCGCCGGCACGGCCCGGCCGCCGCCCGGCGCAGGTGGACCCGGGCGCTGTTGGTCCCGACGCTGGCCGGAGTTGCGCTGATCGCAGCGGCGCCGATTCTCGGCGTGCCGGGGTGGGCGTGGACACTGTGGGCGGTGTTGACCGCGGGTTGCGCTGGGCTGGCCGTCGATCGGGTCCGATCACTCGGGCACCGCGTCGCCGACGGCTGGTTGGTTGCGCGCGCCGGCAGCCTACAGCGTCGCCGCGATTGCATCGCCTGCACCGGCATCATCGGCTGGACGGTGCGCCAGACACTGTTCCAGCGGAGGGCGGGGGTGGCGACGCTCGTGGCGGCCACCGTGGCGGGCCGCAAGGGTTATCAGGTGCTCGATGTGCCCGCGGAGCTGGCGTGGTCGGTGGCCGGCGCCGCGTCGCCCTGGGTGGCCGACAGTGTGTGGTTGCGCCACGGATCTTGA
- the tatB gene encoding Sec-independent protein translocase protein TatB (A core mycobacterial gene; conserved in mycobacterial strains (See Marmiesse et al., 2004 PMID:14766927).), protein MFANIGWWEMLVLVMVGLVVLGPERLPGAIRWAASALRQARDYLSGVTSQLREDIGPEFDDLRGHLGELQKLRGMTPRAALTKHLLDGDDSLFTGDFDRPTPKKPDAAGSAGPDATEQIGAGPIPFDSDAT, encoded by the coding sequence GTGTTCGCCAACATCGGTTGGTGGGAAATGCTCGTCCTCGTCATGGTCGGGCTGGTGGTGCTTGGCCCGGAGCGGCTCCCGGGTGCCATCCGCTGGGCGGCAAGCGCTCTGCGGCAGGCGCGCGACTATCTCAGCGGTGTGACCAGCCAGCTACGTGAGGACATTGGACCCGAATTCGATGATCTGCGGGGACATCTCGGTGAGCTGCAGAAGCTACGGGGAATGACTCCGCGGGCTGCGTTGACCAAGCACCTACTGGATGGCGATGATTCCCTGTTCACCGGAGACTTCGACCGACCGACGCCGAAGAAACCGGATGCGGCGGGCTCGGCGGGGCCGGACGCTACTGAGCAGATCGGTGCGGGGCCCATCCCGTTTGACAGCGATGCCACCTAG
- the htrA gene encoding serine protease HtrA encodes MDTRVDTDNAMPARFSAQIQNEDEVTSDQGNNGGPNGGGRLAPRPVFRPPVDPASRQAFGRPSGVQGSFVAERVRPQKYQDQSDFTPNDQLADPVLQEAFGRPFAGAESLQRHPIDAGALAAEKDGAGPDEPDDPWRDPAAAAALGTPALAAPAPHGALAGSGKLGVRDVLFGGKVSYLALGILVAIALVIGGIGGVIGRKTAEVVDAFTTSKVTLSTTGNAQEPAGRFTKVAAAVADSVVTIESVSDQEGMQGSGVIVDGRGYIVTNNHVISEAANNPSQFKTTVVFNDGKEVPANLVGRDPKTDLAVLKVDNVDNLTVARLGDSSKVRVGDEVLAVGAPLGLRSTVTQGIVSALHRPVPLSGEGSDTDTVIDAIQTDASINHGNSGGPLIDMDAQVIGINTAGKSLSDSASGLGFAIPVNEMKLVANSLIKDGKIVHPTLGISTRSVSNAIASGAQVANVKAGSPAQKGGILENDVIVKVGNRAVADSDEFVVAVRQLAIGQDAPIEVVREGRHVTLTVKPDPDST; translated from the coding sequence GTGGATACTAGGGTGGACACGGACAACGCGATGCCTGCACGTTTTAGCGCCCAGATTCAGAATGAGGATGAGGTGACCTCCGACCAAGGCAACAACGGCGGCCCGAACGGCGGAGGCCGCCTGGCGCCGCGCCCGGTTTTTCGGCCACCGGTCGACCCGGCGTCGCGTCAAGCGTTCGGGCGTCCGTCCGGGGTCCAAGGGTCCTTTGTGGCCGAGCGTGTGCGCCCGCAGAAGTACCAGGACCAGTCTGACTTCACACCGAACGATCAGCTTGCTGACCCGGTGCTTCAGGAGGCGTTCGGTCGTCCGTTCGCGGGCGCCGAATCGCTGCAGCGCCATCCCATCGATGCCGGAGCGCTGGCAGCTGAGAAAGACGGTGCCGGCCCCGACGAGCCCGACGATCCGTGGCGCGACCCCGCGGCCGCGGCCGCGCTGGGGACGCCAGCGCTAGCCGCGCCGGCACCGCACGGTGCGCTGGCCGGCAGCGGCAAGCTGGGTGTGCGCGACGTGCTGTTTGGCGGCAAGGTGTCCTACTTGGCGCTGGGCATCTTGGTCGCTATCGCACTGGTGATCGGCGGCATCGGCGGTGTCATCGGCCGCAAGACCGCGGAAGTAGTCGATGCGTTCACCACGTCGAAGGTGACCCTGTCGACCACTGGCAATGCCCAGGAACCGGCCGGCCGGTTCACCAAGGTGGCGGCCGCCGTGGCCGATTCGGTGGTGACCATTGAGTCGGTCAGCGACCAGGAGGGCATGCAAGGTTCCGGCGTCATCGTCGATGGCCGCGGCTACATCGTCACCAACAATCACGTGATCTCTGAGGCGGCCAACAATCCCAGCCAGTTCAAGACGACCGTGGTGTTCAACGACGGCAAGGAGGTGCCCGCCAATCTGGTGGGTCGTGACCCCAAGACCGACTTGGCCGTCCTCAAGGTCGACAACGTCGACAATCTGACCGTGGCCCGGCTCGGTGATTCCAGCAAGGTACGGGTCGGTGACGAAGTCCTCGCGGTCGGCGCGCCCCTGGGGCTGCGCAGTACGGTGACCCAGGGCATTGTCAGCGCGCTACACCGCCCCGTTCCGTTGTCGGGCGAGGGCTCTGACACCGACACCGTCATTGACGCAATTCAGACCGACGCCTCGATCAACCACGGTAACTCCGGCGGTCCGCTAATCGACATGGATGCCCAGGTGATTGGCATCAACACCGCCGGTAAGTCACTGTCGGATAGCGCCAGCGGGCTGGGCTTTGCGATCCCGGTCAACGAGATGAAATTGGTGGCAAATTCTCTGATCAAAGACGGAAAGATCGTGCATCCGACGTTGGGCATCAGCACCCGGTCAGTAAGCAACGCGATCGCGTCGGGCGCGCAGGTGGCCAATGTAAAGGCGGGAAGTCCCGCGCAGAAGGGCGGGATCTTGGAGAACGATGTGATCGTCAAGGTCGGTAACCGCGCGGTCGCCGACTCCGACGAGTTCGTCGTCGCCGTGCGCCAGTTGGCTATCGGCCAGGACGCTCCGATAGAGGTGGTCCGCGAGGGTCGGCATGTGACGCTGACGGTGAAACCGGACCCCGATAGCACCTAG
- a CDS encoding tetronasin ABC transporter ATP-binding protein — protein sequence MSADNHQVPIEIRGLTKHFGSVRALDGLDLTVREGEVHGFLGPNGAGKSTTLRILLGLVKADGGSVRLLGGDPWTDAVDLHRHIAYVPGDVTLWPSLTGGETIDLLARMRGGIDNARRAELIERFGLDPTKKARTYSKGNRQKVSLISALSSHATLLLLDEPSSGLDPLMENVFQQCIGEARQRGVTVLLSSHILAETEALCEKVTIIRAGKTVESGSLDALRHLSRTSIKAEMIGDPGDLSQIKGVEDISIEGTTVRAQVDSESLRELIQVLGHAGVRSLVSQPPTLEELFLRHYSLGPEVAAEQQVATP from the coding sequence ATGTCGGCTGACAACCACCAGGTGCCCATCGAGATTCGCGGACTGACCAAGCACTTCGGGTCGGTGCGGGCGCTCGACGGGCTCGACCTCACGGTGCGCGAGGGCGAAGTGCACGGCTTCCTCGGCCCCAACGGCGCGGGCAAGTCCACGACCCTGCGCATCCTGCTAGGCCTGGTGAAGGCCGACGGCGGAAGCGTGCGGTTGCTGGGCGGTGACCCCTGGACCGACGCCGTCGACCTGCACCGCCACATCGCCTATGTTCCAGGCGATGTCACATTGTGGCCGTCGCTGACCGGTGGTGAGACCATCGACCTGCTGGCCCGCATGCGAGGCGGCATCGACAACGCTCGTCGCGCGGAACTGATCGAGCGCTTCGGCCTGGACCCAACCAAGAAGGCGCGCACCTACTCCAAGGGCAACCGCCAAAAGGTCTCCCTGATCTCGGCATTGTCGTCGCACGCCACTCTGCTGCTCTTGGATGAGCCGAGCAGCGGCCTGGACCCGTTGATGGAAAACGTGTTTCAGCAGTGCATCGGCGAAGCACGCCAACGCGGTGTGACGGTGCTGTTGTCCAGCCATATTCTGGCCGAGACCGAAGCGCTGTGCGAAAAGGTGACCATCATCCGAGCCGGCAAGACCGTCGAAAGCGGTTCACTAGACGCCTTGCGGCACCTCAGCCGCACCTCGATCAAGGCCGAAATGATCGGTGATCCAGGAGACCTCAGCCAAATCAAGGGAGTCGAGGACATCAGCATCGAGGGCACCACAGTGCGCGCCCAGGTCGACAGCGAAAGCCTGAGAGAACTCATCCAAGTGCTCGGCCACGCCGGTGTGCGCAGCCTGGTCAGTCAGCCGCCCACCCTGGAGGAGCTGTTCCTGCGCCACTACAGCCTGGGCCCCGAGGTCGCAGCCGAGCAACAGGTGGCAACGCCGTGA
- a CDS encoding methyltransferase — protein sequence MPGQPAPSRGESLWAHAEGSISEDVILAGARERATDIGAGAVTPAVGALLCLLAKLSGGKAVAEVGTGAGVSGLWLLSGMRDDGVLTTIDIEPEHLRLARQAFAEAGIGPSRTRLISGRAQEVLTRLADASYDLVFIDADPIDQPDYVAEGVRLLRSGGVIVVHRAALGGRAGDPGARDAEVIAVREAARLIAEDERLTPALVPLGDGVLAAVRD from the coding sequence ATGCCTGGCCAGCCGGCCCCCAGCCGAGGCGAATCACTCTGGGCGCACGCCGAGGGGTCAATATCTGAAGACGTGATCCTGGCCGGCGCCCGCGAGCGCGCAACCGACATCGGGGCCGGGGCGGTAACACCGGCGGTGGGTGCGTTGCTGTGCTTGCTGGCCAAGCTCAGCGGAGGCAAGGCGGTGGCCGAAGTGGGTACCGGGGCCGGCGTCAGCGGCCTGTGGCTGTTGTCGGGCATGCGCGACGACGGCGTCTTGACCACCATCGATATCGAGCCCGAGCATCTACGCCTTGCCAGGCAGGCCTTTGCCGAGGCGGGCATCGGGCCGTCGCGTACCAGGCTGATCAGCGGCCGCGCCCAAGAGGTGCTGACCCGGCTCGCCGACGCATCCTACGACCTGGTATTCATCGACGCCGACCCGATCGACCAGCCAGATTACGTCGCCGAGGGGGTGCGGCTGCTGCGATCCGGCGGGGTCATCGTCGTGCACCGGGCGGCGCTGGGCGGTCGGGCCGGTGATCCCGGGGCGCGCGACGCCGAGGTGATCGCGGTTCGCGAGGCGGCCCGGCTTATCGCCGAGGATGAACGGCTCACTCCGGCACTGGTGCCGCTGGGCGACGGCGTGCTGGCAGCCGTGCGGGACTAA
- the sigE gene encoding ECF RNA polymerase sigma factor SigE (alternative sigma factor of extracytoplasmic function (ECF) family) codes for MELLGGPRVGNTESQLCVADGDDLPTYCSANSEDLNITTITTLSPTSMSHPQQVRDDQWVEPSDQLQGTAVFDATGDKATMPSWDELVRQHADRVYRLAYRLSGNQHDAEDLTQETFIRVFRSVQNYQPGTFEGWLHRITTNLFLDMVRRRARIRMEALPEDYDRVPADEPNPEQIYHDARLGPDLQAALASLPPEFRAAVVLCDIEGLSYEEIGATLGVKLGTVRSRIHRGRQALRDYLAAHPEHGECAVHVNPVR; via the coding sequence ATGGAACTCCTCGGCGGACCCCGGGTTGGGAATACGGAATCGCAACTTTGCGTTGCCGACGGTGACGACTTGCCAACTTATTGCAGTGCAAATTCGGAGGATCTCAATATCACGACCATCACGACCTTGAGTCCGACCAGCATGTCTCATCCCCAACAGGTCCGCGATGACCAGTGGGTGGAGCCGTCTGACCAATTGCAGGGCACCGCCGTATTCGACGCCACCGGGGACAAGGCCACCATGCCGTCCTGGGATGAGCTGGTCCGTCAGCACGCCGATCGGGTGTACCGGCTGGCTTATCGGCTCTCCGGCAACCAGCACGATGCCGAAGACCTGACCCAGGAGACCTTTATCAGGGTGTTCCGGTCGGTCCAGAATTACCAGCCGGGCACCTTCGAAGGCTGGCTACACCGCATCACCACCAACTTGTTCCTGGACATGGTCCGCCGCCGGGCTCGCATCCGGATGGAGGCGTTACCCGAGGACTACGACCGGGTGCCCGCCGATGAGCCCAACCCCGAGCAGATCTACCACGACGCACGGCTGGGACCTGACCTGCAGGCTGCCTTGGCCTCGCTGCCGCCGGAGTTTCGTGCCGCGGTGGTGCTGTGTGACATCGAGGGTCTGTCGTACGAGGAGATCGGCGCCACACTGGGCGTGAAGCTCGGGACGGTACGTAGCCGGATACACCGCGGACGCCAGGCACTGCGGGACTACCTGGCAGCGCACCCCGAACATGGCGAGTGCGCAGTTCACGTCAACCCAGTTCGCTGA
- a CDS encoding integral membrane protein: MHIGLKIFIWGVLGLVVFGALLFGPAGTFDYWQAWVFLAAFVSTTIGPTIYLARNDPAALQRRMRSGPLAEGRTIQKFIVIGAFLGFFAMMVLSACDHRYGWSSVPAAVCVIGDVLVMTGLGIAMLVVIQNRYAASTVRVEAGQILASDGLYKIVRHPMYAGNVVMMTGIPLALGSYWAMFILVPGTLVLVFRILDEEKLLTQELSGYREYRQLVRYRLVPYVW, encoded by the coding sequence ATGCACATTGGGCTGAAGATATTCATATGGGGCGTGTTAGGACTCGTCGTTTTCGGCGCGCTCCTATTCGGGCCAGCCGGCACGTTCGACTATTGGCAGGCGTGGGTGTTCCTCGCCGCATTTGTGAGCACCACGATTGGCCCCACAATCTATCTGGCTCGCAACGATCCCGCGGCCCTTCAACGTCGCATGCGCAGCGGTCCGCTCGCGGAGGGCCGAACGATTCAGAAGTTCATCGTCATCGGCGCTTTTCTGGGGTTCTTCGCGATGATGGTGCTGAGCGCGTGCGACCATCGTTATGGTTGGTCGTCAGTGCCAGCCGCGGTGTGCGTGATCGGCGACGTCCTAGTGATGACGGGCCTTGGCATCGCCATGCTGGTGGTCATCCAGAACAGGTATGCCGCCTCGACGGTCAGGGTGGAGGCGGGCCAGATATTGGCCTCCGACGGTCTCTACAAAATTGTCCGACACCCGATGTACGCCGGGAACGTGGTCATGATGACAGGCATACCGCTGGCACTGGGCTCTTACTGGGCGATGTTCATCCTCGTCCCCGGCACACTGGTGTTGGTGTTCCGCATCCTCGACGAGGAAAAACTACTGACGCAAGAACTCAGCGGGTACCGCGAATACCGGCAACTGGTGCGCTACCGGTTGGTGCCCTACGTGTGGTAG
- a CDS encoding transmembrane protein: MDHARNVPSATGPQRNHLALAEPAHRPSSQAPVMWALSASLGWILPVIAQLVWWAVHPQPPWPHLAAAALTAVAMVVHIGVVPLWRYRVHRWEISPQAVFTRTGWLVQERRITPISRVQTVDTYRGPMDRLFGLANVTVTTASSAGAVHIEALDTDVADRVVAQLTDIAALRGEDAT; the protein is encoded by the coding sequence TTGGACCATGCTCGAAATGTGCCAAGCGCAACCGGACCGCAGAGAAATCACCTCGCGCTCGCCGAGCCGGCCCATCGACCGAGCAGCCAGGCGCCGGTGATGTGGGCGCTGTCCGCGTCGCTGGGCTGGATACTCCCGGTGATCGCGCAGCTGGTGTGGTGGGCGGTGCATCCCCAGCCGCCCTGGCCGCACCTGGCCGCGGCCGCTCTCACCGCGGTGGCGATGGTGGTGCACATCGGGGTGGTCCCGCTCTGGCGTTACCGGGTACACCGTTGGGAGATCAGCCCGCAGGCCGTATTCACCCGCACCGGTTGGCTCGTGCAGGAGCGCCGCATCACACCGATTTCCCGGGTGCAGACCGTCGACACCTACCGCGGCCCGATGGACCGGCTGTTCGGGCTGGCCAACGTCACCGTAACCACGGCGTCCTCGGCGGGCGCGGTGCACATCGAGGCGTTGGACACCGACGTCGCCGATCGGGTGGTGGCGCAGCTGACCGACATCGCCGCGCTGCGCGGCGAGGACGCGACATGA
- the rseA gene encoding anti-sigma E factor RseA (A core mycobacterial gene; conserved in mycobacterial strains (See Marmiesse et al., 2004 PMID:14766927).), whose translation MADPGSVGHVFRRAFSWLPAQFASQSDAPVGAPRQFRSTEHLSIEAIAAFVDGELRMNAHLRAAHHLSLCAQCAAEVDDQSRARAALRDSHPIRIPSTLLGLLSEIPRCPPEGPSKGSSGGSSQGPPDGAAAGFGDRFADGDGGNRGRQSRVRR comes from the coding sequence ATGGCCGACCCCGGAAGCGTGGGACATGTGTTCCGGCGCGCGTTTTCCTGGCTCCCGGCGCAGTTCGCCTCCCAGAGTGACGCGCCGGTCGGCGCGCCGCGGCAGTTCCGTTCCACCGAGCACCTGTCAATCGAGGCCATCGCGGCTTTCGTCGACGGCGAGCTGCGGATGAACGCGCACTTGCGGGCCGCGCATCACCTTTCGCTGTGTGCCCAATGCGCGGCCGAAGTGGACGACCAAAGTCGTGCCCGCGCCGCTCTGCGCGATTCCCACCCGATCCGCATCCCCAGCACGTTGCTCGGATTACTGTCCGAGATCCCGCGTTGTCCACCTGAAGGTCCATCTAAAGGTTCGTCTGGAGGTTCATCCCAGGGCCCGCCCGACGGGGCTGCGGCAGGCTTCGGCGACCGCTTCGCTGACGGCGATGGCGGGAATCGGGGCCGGCAATCGCGGGTGCGTCGCTAG
- a CDS encoding transcriptional regulator: protein MRSADLTAHARIREAAIEQFGRHGFGVGLRAIAEAAGVSAALVIHHFGSKEGLRKACDDFVAEEIRSSKAAALKSNDPTTWLAQMAEIESYAPLMAYLVRSMQSGGELAKMLWQKMIDNAEEYLDEGVRAGTVKPSRDPRARARFLAITGGGGFLLYLQMHENPTDLRAALRDYAHDMVLPSLEVYTEGLLADRAMYEAFLAEAQQGEAHVG, encoded by the coding sequence ATGCGTTCAGCCGATCTGACCGCGCACGCCAGGATCAGAGAGGCGGCCATCGAACAGTTCGGTCGGCACGGATTCGGTGTCGGGCTGCGAGCCATCGCCGAAGCGGCGGGGGTGAGCGCGGCATTGGTCATCCACCATTTCGGTTCCAAGGAAGGTCTGCGCAAGGCCTGCGACGACTTCGTCGCCGAAGAGATCCGCAGCAGCAAGGCTGCGGCACTGAAGTCCAACGACCCGACCACCTGGCTCGCGCAGATGGCCGAGATCGAATCCTACGCACCGCTGATGGCATACCTGGTGCGCAGCATGCAATCCGGCGGCGAGCTGGCGAAGATGCTGTGGCAGAAGATGATCGACAACGCCGAGGAGTACCTGGACGAAGGAGTACGCGCCGGTACGGTCAAGCCCAGCCGCGACCCGCGCGCCCGTGCTCGGTTTCTGGCGATCACCGGAGGCGGAGGCTTCCTGCTTTATCTGCAAATGCACGAAAACCCAACCGATCTCCGTGCAGCGTTACGCGACTACGCGCACGACATGGTGCTGCCTTCCCTGGAGGTCTACACCGAAGGCCTGCTGGCCGACCGCGCCATGTACGAGGCCTTCCTGGCCGAAGCTCAACAAGGAGAAGCACATGTCGGCTGA